The Pelobacter seleniigenes DSM 18267 genomic sequence TTTGCCGGCCGCACCTACGGACCGATATCCATCGCCGGCTATCCTTATGTTTTCCGCAATCTCGACCACTGGAAAAAATTCATGGCCAGTGATCTGTTCAGGGATCTTGCCGCCGGCTATGAAAAAGCCGCGGGTCACAAAGTCATCACCGCGACCTATTATGGCCAGCGTCACGTTACCGCGAAAAAAGAGGTCAGCACCCCGGCAGATATGAAGGGGCTGAAAATCCGCGTTCCTAATGCCCCGGCCTATACCATCTTCCCTAAAGCGACCGGCGCCAACCCGACCCCGATCGCTTTTGCCGAAGTTTACCTGGCTCTGCAACAGGGGACGGTCGATGCACAGGAAAACCCGCTGCCAACGATCCAGGCCAAGAAATTCTATGAAGTACAAAAGTACATCAACCTGACCGGTCATATTACCGACAGTCTGCTGCTGATCGTTGGCGGTCCGTTGTGGGACCGACTTGACGATGCCGACCGCAAACTGTTCCATGATGTGCTCATGGAAGCGGCCAACAACTGTACCGCCGATGTGGAAAACAAAGAGAAGGAACTGGTCGGCTGGTTTGAGCAGCAAGGCAATATCGTTAATCAGAAAGTCGATGTCGCGGCCATGCAAAAAGCCACCGAAGAGTACTACAACAGCCACCCCAAAGAGGTGCCCTGGCCCAAGGACATCTGGGATCGTCTGCAAGCCCTGTAACCGATCGTTGACCAGCTGAACCATGAAAGGGACGAAGATGACAGAGCCCAACAAAACATCGATCGACGCGAGTTCCCTGGATGATGAACTGGATGCCCCGATCGACTGGAAATCCTTTGGAATCGAAGAC encodes the following:
- a CDS encoding sialic acid TRAP transporter substrate-binding protein SiaP, with the protein product MKRRFALLLALIIAVSTLTPTHAFAVEKLKWAHVYETSQPYHKWALWAADEIKKRSNGKYEIEVFPASSLGKEVDINEGLSLGTVDIIYTGNQFAGRTYGPISIAGYPYVFRNLDHWKKFMASDLFRDLAAGYEKAAGHKVITATYYGQRHVTAKKEVSTPADMKGLKIRVPNAPAYTIFPKATGANPTPIAFAEVYLALQQGTVDAQENPLPTIQAKKFYEVQKYINLTGHITDSLLLIVGGPLWDRLDDADRKLFHDVLMEAANNCTADVENKEKELVGWFEQQGNIVNQKVDVAAMQKATEEYYNSHPKEVPWPKDIWDRLQAL